The following proteins come from a genomic window of Pyxidicoccus sp. MSG2:
- the nuoD gene encoding NADH dehydrogenase (quinone) subunit D, producing MADHAKPHAPETPNPDTDAYAHESELEAHLQTKRMVINMGPSHPATHGTVRLKVELEGETIVKIDPEIGFLHRGFQKSCENVTWTQCLPYTDRLNYLSAMMNNFGFLNAVEKLIGLEIPERAQYIRVIGSEIHRLTDHLTCVGATGLELGGFAPFLFAMEFRELLHDRTAELTGARLTTSFGRVGGINRDLPEGWVQKVHKSLDRGMELIDEMDGLLTRNRIFVDRTKGTGVISAEDAIDFGYTGPALRACGVNYDIRKAKPYWVYDRFDFKVPVGEHGDNYDRYLVRLEEMRQSIHILRQAMDTIPAGPIIVDDWRIALPPKPEVYGTIEGVMSHFKLVMEGIQVPAGEVYDSTEASNGELGWYIVSDGSGRPYKVHVRAPGFPVLAAVPHIIEGKMLADLIPTFDTINMIGGEVEQ from the coding sequence ATGGCTGACCACGCCAAGCCCCACGCCCCCGAAACGCCCAATCCGGACACCGACGCGTACGCCCACGAGTCGGAGCTGGAGGCCCACCTCCAGACCAAGCGCATGGTCATCAACATGGGCCCCTCGCACCCCGCCACGCACGGCACCGTGCGGCTGAAGGTGGAGCTCGAGGGTGAGACCATCGTCAAGATCGACCCGGAGATCGGCTTCCTCCACCGCGGCTTCCAGAAGAGCTGCGAGAACGTCACGTGGACGCAGTGCCTGCCCTACACGGACCGGCTCAACTACCTGTCCGCGATGATGAACAACTTCGGGTTCCTCAACGCCGTGGAGAAGCTCATCGGCCTGGAGATTCCCGAGCGCGCCCAGTACATCCGAGTCATCGGCTCCGAAATCCACCGGCTGACGGACCACCTGACGTGCGTGGGCGCCACCGGCCTGGAGCTGGGCGGCTTCGCGCCGTTCCTCTTCGCCATGGAGTTCCGCGAGCTGCTCCATGACCGCACCGCCGAGCTGACGGGCGCCCGCCTCACCACCAGCTTCGGCCGCGTGGGCGGCATCAACCGCGACCTGCCCGAGGGCTGGGTCCAGAAGGTCCACAAGTCGCTGGACCGCGGCATGGAGCTCATCGACGAGATGGACGGGCTGCTCACGCGCAACCGCATCTTCGTGGACCGCACCAAGGGCACCGGCGTCATCAGCGCCGAGGACGCCATCGACTTCGGCTACACCGGCCCGGCCCTGCGTGCGTGCGGCGTGAACTACGACATCCGCAAGGCGAAGCCGTACTGGGTCTACGACCGCTTCGACTTCAAGGTGCCGGTCGGCGAGCACGGCGACAACTACGACCGCTACCTCGTCCGCCTCGAGGAGATGCGGCAGTCCATCCACATCCTGCGCCAGGCGATGGACACCATCCCCGCCGGCCCCATCATCGTGGATGACTGGCGCATCGCCCTGCCGCCCAAGCCGGAGGTGTACGGCACCATCGAGGGCGTGATGTCGCACTTCAAGCTGGTGATGGAGGGCATCCAGGTGCCCGCCGGCGAGGTCTACGACTCCACCGAGGCGTCCAACGGTGAGCTGGGCTGGTACATCGTGAGCGACGGCAGCGGCCGCCCGTACAAGGTGCACGTGCGCGCCCCGGGCTTCCCGGTGCTGGCCGCGGTGCCGCACATCATCGAAGGCAAGATGCTGGCGGACCTCATCCCCACTTTCGACACCATCAACATGATCGGCGGCGAGGTCGAGCAGTGA
- a CDS encoding NuoI/complex I 23 kDa subunit family protein — MAYNVSKDPRTDIRERAYVPELLRGLAITTKHFFRNLFGTRDTNVRVEDRTGTSLMTTVQYPEEKQIYPEGYRGLHRLVPREDGKPRCVACYMCATICPAQCIYIEAGEYEETSAEGESRVIEKFPTQFVIDELRCIVCGLCVDACPKDAIRMDTYTHTPPEYTRQNFVYDIPKLLKGPAVSHPSDPWNKREGSEEPHHAHKEAHTRIGEGLVELKLPQHGGGHGGHGKAAPVAQTGGHGGQTVVTQQGPIQVTKFLK; from the coding sequence ATGGCCTACAATGTGAGCAAGGACCCCCGCACGGACATCCGCGAGCGGGCGTACGTGCCCGAGCTGCTGCGCGGGCTGGCCATCACCACGAAGCACTTCTTCCGCAACCTCTTCGGCACGCGCGACACCAACGTGCGCGTGGAAGACCGCACAGGCACCAGCCTGATGACGACGGTGCAGTACCCCGAGGAGAAGCAGATCTACCCCGAGGGCTACCGCGGGCTGCACCGGCTGGTTCCGCGCGAGGACGGCAAGCCGCGCTGCGTGGCCTGCTACATGTGCGCCACCATCTGCCCGGCGCAGTGCATCTACATCGAGGCGGGTGAGTACGAGGAGACGTCCGCCGAGGGCGAGTCTCGCGTCATCGAGAAGTTCCCCACCCAGTTCGTCATCGACGAGCTGCGCTGCATCGTGTGCGGCCTGTGCGTGGACGCGTGCCCCAAGGACGCCATCCGCATGGACACGTACACGCACACCCCTCCGGAGTACACGCGGCAGAACTTCGTGTACGACATCCCCAAGCTGCTCAAGGGGCCGGCGGTGTCCCACCCGTCGGACCCGTGGAACAAGCGCGAGGGCTCCGAGGAGCCGCACCACGCCCACAAGGAAGCCCACACCCGCATTGGCGAGGGGCTGGTGGAGCTGAAGCTGCCGCAGCACGGCGGGGGCCACGGGGGCCACGGCAAGGCGGCGCCGGTCGCCCAGACGGGTGGGCACGGCGGCCAGACGGTCGTTACTCAGCAGGGACCCATCCAGGTGACGAAGTTCCTCAAGTAG
- a CDS encoding NADH-quinone oxidoreductase subunit C, with amino-acid sequence MDRVSAQLPEAVADRYVDRAGGAWAVIHADSLPKVAAFLKNDPELEFKLFGSIDAVDRLHLAENDPRFEVVYFLYSLKRNEHVRLKVRVSEAQPSVPSLTSLFRGANWWERLTYDFYGIRFDGHPDLRRILLYEEFQGHPLRKDYALRDRQPLIPERPIKDIFRGPGTSGLS; translated from the coding sequence TTGGACAGGGTCTCCGCCCAGCTCCCAGAGGCGGTGGCGGATCGCTACGTGGACCGGGCTGGCGGCGCCTGGGCCGTGATCCATGCCGACTCTCTTCCGAAGGTCGCCGCCTTCCTGAAGAACGACCCGGAGCTGGAGTTCAAGCTCTTCGGCTCCATCGACGCGGTGGACCGCCTGCACCTGGCGGAGAACGACCCGCGCTTCGAGGTCGTCTACTTCCTCTACTCGCTCAAGCGGAACGAGCACGTGCGCCTCAAGGTGCGCGTGAGCGAAGCCCAGCCGTCGGTCCCCTCCCTGACGTCGCTCTTCCGGGGCGCCAACTGGTGGGAGCGCCTGACGTACGACTTCTACGGCATCCGCTTCGACGGGCACCCGGACCTGCGCCGCATCCTCCTCTATGAGGAGTTCCAGGGTCACCCCCTGCGCAAGGACTACGCGCTGCGAGACCGGCAGCCGCTCATCCCCGAGCGCCCCATCAAGGACATCTTCCGCGGCCCCGGCACCAGCGGGCTCTCCTGA
- a CDS encoding (2Fe-2S) ferredoxin domain-containing protein, which translates to MKRYRLSVCKGATCKSNGADAVYAAARDTLSAQKLVPRCELYRGGCYGFCHMGPNVVVREDTGRKRDPLSPEDYQLMGWPGEVYYSHMTPEKMGRVVEEHIAKDAPVKELFGQPDSDCDDDG; encoded by the coding sequence ATGAAGCGTTACCGCCTCTCGGTGTGCAAGGGCGCCACCTGCAAGTCCAACGGCGCGGACGCCGTGTACGCCGCGGCGAGGGACACACTGTCCGCCCAGAAGCTGGTGCCGCGCTGCGAGCTGTACCGCGGCGGCTGCTACGGCTTCTGCCACATGGGGCCCAACGTCGTCGTGCGCGAGGACACCGGCCGCAAGCGAGACCCGCTGTCCCCGGAGGACTACCAGCTCATGGGCTGGCCGGGAGAGGTGTACTACTCCCACATGACGCCGGAGAAGATGGGGCGCGTGGTGGAGGAGCACATCGCGAAGGACGCGCCGGTGAAGGAGCTGTTCGGCCAGCCGGACTCCGACTGCGACGACGACGGCTGA
- a CDS encoding 2Fe-2S iron-sulfur cluster-binding protein, which yields MSDNDTKKPTGDAQTPPKGAPTDTPAAKIGPEPSNPPAGAKLDTPPAAASGPTGTPKPPPPAGPPPKPAPKNPGFVTFTVDGREVVVKPGTNMIEAAKLVGSEIPYYCYHPRLSIAANCRICLIEASNAPKLVPACQTPIAEGVVIKTTTPKVKEQQRSVMEFLLLNHPVDCSICDQAGECKLQDYYMKYDYRPSRLEGGKTLKNKRKVLGPRVVLDQERCIMCTRCVRVMNEVAQEPQLGVFGRGSHERIDVFPGSELDSNYSLNTVDVCPVGALLSRDFRFKARAWFLSATPSVCTGCSRGCSTYADWMSQDTYRYRPRENEAVNKSWMCDQGRLSYKYLNLERALRPQVGRRAGSASEAEPVVTRKEAVQAAAKALKPLVGTAQLAVLASPVASNEDLLAGLTFAKATLGVSSVYVGGRPQGAADHYLMTADKNPNRKGLELIAQGLGLKLESFDALSTAMGAGKVKALYAIGTEVPGDAAAFAQAAGRLDVFVAQSFNESPVTAQATVLLPASVHVEDEGSFVNLDGVIQRFRKAYPPKGDVVPHWRWAAELTRELGGEAAWASARDVWRELAGKVAAFAEFNWDKASPPDREKPGINPLPAGADGRPPGYREFGTPRVRGI from the coding sequence GTGAGCGACAACGACACGAAGAAGCCCACCGGTGACGCGCAGACGCCTCCCAAGGGCGCGCCCACCGACACCCCCGCGGCGAAGATTGGCCCCGAGCCGTCCAACCCGCCGGCCGGAGCGAAGCTGGACACGCCCCCCGCGGCGGCCAGCGGCCCCACCGGCACGCCCAAGCCGCCGCCTCCCGCGGGCCCGCCGCCCAAGCCGGCGCCGAAGAATCCGGGCTTCGTCACCTTCACCGTCGACGGCCGCGAAGTCGTGGTGAAGCCGGGGACGAACATGATCGAGGCGGCCAAGCTGGTCGGCTCGGAGATTCCCTACTACTGCTACCACCCGCGGCTCTCCATCGCCGCCAACTGCCGCATCTGCCTCATCGAGGCGTCCAACGCGCCCAAGCTGGTGCCCGCGTGCCAGACGCCGATCGCCGAGGGCGTGGTCATCAAGACCACGACGCCCAAGGTGAAGGAGCAGCAGCGCTCGGTGATGGAGTTCCTGCTGCTCAACCACCCGGTCGACTGCTCCATCTGCGACCAGGCCGGTGAGTGCAAGCTGCAGGACTACTACATGAAGTACGACTACCGCCCCTCGCGCCTGGAGGGCGGCAAGACGCTGAAGAACAAGCGCAAGGTGCTGGGGCCCCGCGTGGTCCTGGACCAGGAGCGCTGCATCATGTGCACCCGCTGCGTGCGCGTGATGAACGAGGTGGCCCAGGAGCCGCAGCTGGGCGTGTTCGGCCGCGGCAGCCACGAGCGCATCGACGTGTTCCCCGGCAGCGAGCTGGACAGCAACTACTCCCTGAACACCGTGGACGTGTGCCCGGTGGGCGCGCTGCTCAGCCGCGACTTCCGCTTCAAGGCGCGCGCCTGGTTCCTGTCCGCCACCCCGTCGGTGTGCACCGGCTGCTCGCGCGGCTGCAGCACCTACGCGGACTGGATGTCGCAGGACACCTACCGCTACCGCCCGCGTGAGAACGAGGCCGTCAACAAGTCCTGGATGTGCGACCAGGGCCGGCTCTCGTACAAGTACCTCAATCTGGAGCGCGCGCTGAGGCCGCAGGTGGGCCGCCGCGCAGGCAGCGCCAGCGAGGCCGAGCCGGTGGTGACGCGCAAGGAGGCGGTGCAGGCCGCGGCCAAGGCGCTCAAGCCGCTGGTGGGCACCGCGCAGCTGGCGGTGCTGGCGTCTCCGGTGGCCTCCAACGAGGACCTGCTCGCGGGCCTCACCTTCGCCAAGGCCACGCTGGGCGTATCCTCGGTGTACGTGGGCGGGCGTCCCCAGGGCGCCGCGGACCACTACCTGATGACGGCGGACAAGAACCCCAACCGCAAGGGCCTGGAGCTGATTGCCCAGGGGCTGGGGCTGAAGCTCGAGTCCTTCGACGCCCTGTCCACCGCGATGGGCGCGGGCAAGGTGAAGGCGCTGTACGCCATCGGCACCGAGGTGCCGGGTGACGCGGCGGCCTTCGCGCAGGCGGCGGGCCGGCTGGACGTCTTCGTGGCGCAGTCCTTCAACGAGTCCCCCGTCACGGCGCAGGCCACGGTGCTGCTGCCGGCCTCCGTCCACGTGGAGGACGAGGGCTCCTTCGTCAACCTGGACGGCGTCATCCAGCGCTTCCGGAAGGCCTACCCGCCCAAGGGCGACGTGGTCCCCCACTGGCGTTGGGCCGCGGAGCTGACGCGCGAGCTGGGCGGCGAGGCCGCCTGGGCGTCCGCGCGCGACGTGTGGCGCGAGCTGGCCGGCAAGGTGGCCGCGTTCGCCGAGTTCAACTGGGACAAGGCCTCTCCGCCGGACCGGGAGAAGCCGGGCATCAATCCGCTGCCTGCGGGCGCCGACGGGCGTCCTCCGGGGTACCGTGAGTTCGGTACGCCCCGGGTGAGGGGTATCTAG
- a CDS encoding complex I subunit 1/NuoH family protein: protein MSRVLTILTACVTIVVTIFGVAAAAYAVGGLVEEHGFAGASRLTNILFLILVFVMIIATLLTMAERKWSAYIQDRVGPNRARINLPGLKNRALGGLPHILTDVLKMLTKEDLIPGTANRFLFNLGPILAFAPVFALFAVVPAGPSVEVFGHRVDMVVATPDFGMLYVLAIASLAVYGTALAGWASNNKFALLGGVRATSQMISYEVALGLSLVGLFLAFSSVQLPAIVGELGSAVASGTGQAAYLWRTDGAFDLGLPAWGILLQPLGFLGFFAASFAETKRAPFDLPEGESEIIGYFVEYSGMKFGLFMISEFVEVVVLAGVTTALFLGGHHLPFGGEWLASQPLMQEQGWLYGAILGTVFWLKVVFLIWVQLLIRWTFPRFRYDQIQSLGWKILLPMGLVNVFVSGALVLWDPSLRALAIVGILEIAFIVVLTMTTKEPAEGGAHGGAHGAHGHDDHGHGLPAGAHAAHGLPAHGAAPASTH, encoded by the coding sequence ATGAGCCGCGTACTGACCATCCTCACCGCCTGCGTCACCATCGTCGTCACCATCTTCGGGGTGGCGGCGGCGGCGTACGCCGTGGGCGGACTGGTGGAGGAGCACGGGTTCGCCGGTGCCAGCCGGTTGACCAACATCCTCTTCCTCATCCTCGTCTTCGTGATGATCATCGCCACGCTCCTGACGATGGCGGAGCGCAAGTGGAGCGCGTACATCCAGGACCGCGTGGGCCCCAACCGCGCGCGCATCAACCTGCCCGGCCTGAAGAACCGCGCGCTGGGCGGCCTGCCGCACATCCTCACCGACGTCCTCAAGATGCTGACGAAGGAGGACCTCATCCCGGGGACGGCCAACCGCTTCCTGTTCAACCTGGGCCCCATCCTCGCCTTCGCCCCCGTGTTCGCGCTGTTCGCCGTGGTGCCCGCCGGCCCGTCCGTGGAGGTCTTCGGACACCGGGTGGACATGGTGGTGGCCACGCCGGACTTCGGCATGCTGTACGTGCTCGCCATCGCCTCGCTGGCCGTCTACGGCACCGCGCTGGCGGGCTGGGCCTCCAACAACAAGTTCGCGCTGCTGGGCGGCGTGCGCGCCACGTCACAGATGATTTCGTACGAGGTGGCGCTGGGCCTGTCGCTGGTGGGCCTGTTCCTCGCCTTCTCCTCCGTGCAGCTGCCCGCCATCGTCGGTGAGCTGGGCTCGGCCGTCGCCAGTGGCACCGGCCAGGCGGCATACCTGTGGCGCACCGACGGGGCCTTCGACCTGGGCCTGCCGGCGTGGGGCATCCTCCTCCAGCCGCTGGGCTTCCTCGGCTTCTTCGCCGCGTCCTTCGCGGAGACCAAGCGCGCCCCGTTCGACCTGCCCGAGGGCGAGTCCGAAATCATCGGCTACTTCGTCGAGTACTCCGGCATGAAGTTCGGCCTCTTCATGATCTCCGAGTTCGTGGAAGTCGTGGTGCTGGCCGGCGTGACGACGGCGCTCTTCCTCGGCGGCCACCACCTGCCCTTCGGCGGCGAGTGGCTGGCGAGCCAGCCGCTGATGCAGGAGCAGGGCTGGCTGTACGGGGCCATCCTCGGCACGGTGTTCTGGCTGAAGGTCGTCTTCCTCATCTGGGTGCAGCTGCTCATCCGCTGGACGTTCCCCCGCTTCCGCTATGACCAGATCCAGTCGCTGGGCTGGAAGATCCTCCTGCCCATGGGCCTGGTGAATGTGTTCGTCAGCGGCGCGCTGGTGCTGTGGGATCCGTCCCTGCGGGCGCTGGCGATTGTGGGCATCCTCGAGATTGCCTTCATCGTGGTGCTGACGATGACGACCAAGGAACCGGCGGAGGGCGGGGCGCACGGCGGCGCCCATGGCGCCCACGGCCATGACGACCACGGGCACGGACTGCCCGCCGGCGCGCACGCGGCCCACGGCCTTCCGGCCCACGGCGCGGCCCCGGCCTCCACGCATTAG